One genomic window of Pseudomonas chlororaphis subsp. piscium includes the following:
- the pcaR gene encoding pca regulon transcriptional regulator PcaR, with the protein MNDQLRNSFASAAPPIVASPAKRIQALTGDPDFMTSLARGLAVVQAFQERKRHLTIAQISHRTEIPRAAVRRCLHTLIKLGYATTDGRTYSLLPKVLTLGHAYLSSTPLAVSAQPYLDRMSEQLHEACNMATLEGDDILYIARSATTQRLISVDLSVGGRLPAYCTSMGRILLAALDDASLREYLDHADLQAKTSRTLHTPEALLECLQQVRQQGWCIVDQELEQGLRSIAVPVYDASGQVLAALNVSTHAGRVSRAELEQRFLPGLLSASRDLSAQLFA; encoded by the coding sequence ATGAACGATCAATTGCGTAATTCCTTCGCTTCCGCCGCGCCACCGATTGTCGCTTCGCCGGCCAAGCGGATTCAGGCGCTGACGGGGGATCCGGATTTCATGACCTCTCTGGCTCGCGGCCTGGCAGTGGTCCAGGCCTTTCAGGAGCGCAAGCGCCATCTGACCATCGCCCAGATCAGCCATCGCACGGAGATTCCCCGTGCCGCCGTGCGCCGCTGCCTGCACACCTTGATCAAGCTCGGTTACGCCACCACCGACGGCCGGACCTATTCGTTGCTGCCCAAGGTGCTGACGCTGGGGCACGCCTATCTGTCTTCCACGCCGCTGGCGGTGTCGGCCCAGCCTTACCTGGACCGCATGAGCGAGCAACTGCACGAAGCCTGCAACATGGCCACCCTGGAAGGCGACGACATTCTGTACATCGCCCGTTCGGCCACCACCCAGCGCCTGATCTCGGTCGATCTCTCGGTCGGTGGGCGCCTGCCGGCCTACTGCACATCCATGGGCCGGATCCTGCTGGCGGCGCTGGATGACGCTTCGTTGCGCGAATACCTCGACCATGCCGACCTGCAAGCCAAGACCAGTCGTACCCTGCACACGCCGGAGGCGCTGCTCGAATGCCTGCAACAGGTCAGGCAGCAGGGCTGGTGCATCGTCGATCAGGAACTGGAGCAAGGCCTGCGCTCCATCGCCGTACCGGTGTACGACGCCTCGGGCCAGGTGCTGGCCGCGCTCAACGTCAGTACCCATGCCGGCCGCGTCAGCCGTGCCGAGCTGGAGCAGCGCTTTTTGCCGGGCCTGCTCAGCGCCAGTCGCGACCTCAGCGCCCAATTGTTCGCTTGA
- a CDS encoding MFS transporter, with translation MNQPQSAVGNCLDVQSFINAQPLSRYQWRVVILCFLIVFLDGLDTAAMGFIAPALSQDWGIDRASLGPVMSAALIGMVFGALGSGPLADRFGRKVVLVGAVLLFGAFSLASAYSSNVDQLLVLRFLTGLGLGAGMPNATTLLSEYTPERHKSLLVTSMFCGFNLGMAGGGFISAKLIPAFGWHSLLLIGGVLPLILAVVLLAWLPESARYLVVRNRGTDKVRKALAPIEPGTVGQAASFSVPEQKTVKARNVFAVIFSGTYSAGTLLLWLTYFMGLVIVYLLTSWLPTLMRDSGASMEQAAFIGALFQFGGVLSAVAVGWAMDRFNPHKVIGTFYLLAGVFAYAVGQSLGNITLLATLVLVAGMCVNGAQSAMPSLAARFYPTQGRATGVSWMLGIGRFGAILGAWMGATLLGLGWNFEQVLTALVIPAALATTAVVIKGMVSHADAT, from the coding sequence ATGAACCAGCCTCAATCCGCTGTAGGGAACTGCCTCGACGTGCAGTCCTTTATCAATGCCCAGCCGCTGTCGCGCTATCAGTGGCGGGTGGTGATCCTGTGTTTCCTGATTGTCTTCCTCGATGGCCTCGATACCGCGGCCATGGGCTTTATCGCGCCGGCGCTGTCCCAGGATTGGGGTATCGATCGCGCCAGCCTCGGCCCGGTAATGAGTGCGGCGCTGATCGGCATGGTGTTCGGGGCGCTGGGCTCCGGCCCGCTGGCTGACCGCTTCGGGCGCAAAGTGGTGCTGGTGGGGGCGGTGCTGCTGTTCGGGGCCTTCAGCCTGGCGTCGGCCTACAGCAGCAATGTCGACCAGTTGCTGGTACTGCGTTTCCTCACCGGCCTGGGTCTGGGCGCCGGCATGCCGAATGCCACCACGCTGCTCTCCGAGTACACCCCCGAACGCCACAAGTCGTTGCTGGTAACCAGCATGTTCTGTGGTTTCAACCTGGGCATGGCCGGCGGCGGTTTCATTTCCGCCAAGCTGATTCCGGCGTTCGGCTGGCACAGCCTGCTGCTGATCGGCGGGGTCCTGCCGCTGATCCTGGCAGTGGTGTTGCTGGCCTGGCTGCCGGAGTCGGCGCGTTACCTGGTGGTGCGTAATCGTGGCACCGACAAGGTGCGCAAGGCCCTGGCGCCAATCGAGCCAGGCACGGTCGGCCAGGCCGCGAGCTTCAGCGTGCCGGAACAGAAGACGGTGAAGGCGCGCAACGTGTTTGCGGTGATTTTCTCCGGCACCTACAGCGCTGGCACCTTGCTGTTGTGGCTGACCTATTTCATGGGGCTGGTGATCGTGTACCTGCTGACCAGCTGGCTGCCGACCCTGATGCGCGACAGCGGCGCGAGCATGGAGCAGGCGGCCTTTATCGGCGCGCTGTTCCAGTTCGGTGGGGTACTCAGCGCCGTGGCGGTGGGCTGGGCCATGGACCGCTTCAACCCGCACAAGGTCATCGGCACCTTCTACCTGCTGGCCGGGGTCTTCGCCTACGCGGTCGGGCAAAGCCTGGGCAACATCACCTTGCTGGCGACTCTGGTACTGGTCGCCGGCATGTGCGTCAACGGTGCGCAGTCGGCGATGCCGTCCCTGGCCGCGCGCTTCTATCCGACCCAGGGCCGCGCCACTGGCGTGTCGTGGATGCTCGGCATCGGTCGCTTCGGGGCAATCCTCGGGGCCTGGATGGGCGCCACGCTGCTGGGGCTGGGCTGGAACTTCGAGCAGGTGCTGACCGCGCTGGTGATCCCGGCGGCGCTGGCGACCACGGCGGTGGTGATCAAGGGCATGGTCAGCCATGCGGATGCGACCTGA
- a CDS encoding CoA transferase subunit A — translation MAEILSLHDAVKQFVNDGDTVALEGFTHLIPTAAGHEIIRQGKKDLTLVRMTPDLIYDQLIGAGCARKLIFSWGGNPGVGSLHRLRDAVEKQWPHALEIEEHSHADLANAYVAGASGLPFAVLRAYAGSDLPKVNPLIKSVTCPFTGEVLAAVPSVRPDVTVIHAQKADRKGNVLLWGILGVQKEAALAAKRCIVTVEEIVDDLNAPMNACVLPTWALSAVCHVPGGAHPSYAHGYTERDNIFYQAWDPIARDRETFTAWINEYIRGSADFSEFQAKLAAATGAK, via the coding sequence ATGGCTGAAATCCTTTCGCTGCACGACGCGGTGAAGCAGTTCGTCAACGACGGCGATACCGTCGCGCTCGAAGGCTTCACCCACCTGATCCCTACGGCCGCGGGTCACGAAATCATTCGCCAGGGCAAAAAAGACCTGACCCTGGTACGGATGACCCCTGATCTGATCTACGACCAGTTGATCGGTGCCGGTTGTGCCCGCAAGCTGATTTTCTCCTGGGGCGGCAACCCGGGCGTGGGTTCCCTGCATCGCCTGCGGGACGCGGTCGAGAAGCAATGGCCCCATGCCCTGGAAATCGAAGAACACAGCCACGCCGACCTGGCCAATGCCTACGTGGCGGGCGCCTCTGGCCTGCCATTCGCGGTCTTGCGCGCTTATGCCGGCTCCGACCTGCCTAAGGTCAACCCGCTGATCAAGAGCGTGACCTGCCCATTCACCGGTGAAGTGCTGGCGGCAGTGCCATCGGTACGCCCTGACGTCACCGTGATCCATGCGCAGAAAGCCGACCGCAAGGGCAACGTGCTGCTGTGGGGCATCCTCGGCGTGCAGAAGGAGGCAGCCCTGGCCGCCAAACGCTGCATCGTCACCGTGGAAGAAATCGTCGACGACCTGAACGCCCCGATGAACGCCTGCGTGCTGCCGACCTGGGCCCTGAGCGCGGTCTGCCACGTACCGGGCGGCGCCCATCCGTCCTACGCCCACGGTTACACCGAGCGCGACAACATCTTCTACCAGGCCTGGGACCCGATCGCCCGCGACCGTGAAACCTTCACCGCCTGGATCAACGAATACATCCGCGGCAGCGCCGACTTCAGCGAATTCCAGGCCAAGCTGGCCGCAGCAACGGGGGCCAAATAA
- a CDS encoding CoA-transferase subunit beta, whose translation MMTYSTNEMMTVAAARRLQNGSVCFVGIGLPSKAANLARLTSSPDVVLIYESGPIGAKPSVLPLSIGDGELAETADTVVPTGEIFRYWLQGGRIDVGFLGAAQVDRFGNINTTVVGDYHQPKVRLPGAGGAPEIAGSAKSVLIILKQSSRSFVDKLDFITSVGHGEGGDSRKRLGLPGAGPVGIITDLCIMEPEAGTHEFVVTSLHPGVTREQVVAATGWAIRFADQVAETAAPTEIELTALRDLEARTAAAHGQTPGEA comes from the coding sequence ATAATGACTTACTCCACCAATGAAATGATGACCGTTGCCGCCGCCCGCCGTCTGCAGAACGGCTCGGTGTGTTTTGTCGGGATTGGCCTGCCGTCCAAGGCCGCCAACCTGGCGCGCCTGACCTCGTCGCCGGACGTGGTGCTGATCTATGAATCCGGCCCGATCGGCGCCAAGCCTAGCGTGCTGCCGCTGTCCATCGGTGACGGCGAACTGGCCGAGACCGCGGACACCGTGGTGCCGACCGGCGAGATCTTCCGCTACTGGCTGCAAGGCGGGCGTATCGACGTCGGTTTCCTCGGCGCCGCCCAGGTCGACCGTTTCGGCAACATCAACACCACGGTGGTCGGCGACTACCACCAGCCGAAAGTCCGCCTGCCAGGTGCTGGCGGTGCGCCGGAGATCGCCGGCTCGGCCAAGAGCGTGCTGATCATCCTCAAGCAGTCGTCGCGTTCCTTTGTCGACAAACTCGACTTCATCACCTCGGTCGGTCACGGCGAAGGCGGCGATTCGCGCAAACGCCTGGGCCTGCCAGGGGCCGGGCCGGTGGGGATCATCACCGACCTGTGCATCATGGAGCCCGAAGCCGGTACCCATGAGTTCGTGGTCACCTCGCTGCACCCGGGCGTGACCCGCGAGCAGGTGGTCGCCGCCACCGGCTGGGCGATCCGTTTCGCCGACCAGGTCGCGGAAACCGCCGCGCCGACCGAGATCGAATTGACCGCCCTGCGCGACCTGGAAGCCCGCACCGCCGCGGCCCATGGTCAAACCCCGGGAGAAGCCTGA
- the pcaF gene encoding 3-oxoadipyl-CoA thiolase has product MMREVFICDAIRTPIGRFGGGLSTVRADDLAAAPIKALIERNPSVDWSAVDEVFLGCANQAGEDNRNVARMALLLAGLPETIPGVTLNRLCASGMDAIGTAFRAIASGEMELAIAGGVESMSRAPFVMGKADTAFSRNMKLEDTTIGWRFINPLMKAQYGVDAMPQTADNVADDYQVSRADQDAFALRSQQRTAAAQAAGFFAEEIVPVRIVHKKGETVVEQDEHPRADTSLETLSKLKPVNGPDKTVTAGNASGVNDGAAALILASAEAVKKHGLTARARVLGMASAGVAPRVMGIGPVPAVRKLTERLGVAVSDFDVIELNEAFASQGLAVLRELGLADDAPQVNPNGGAIALGHPLGMSGARLVLTALHHLEKTGGKKGLATMCVGVGQGLALAIERV; this is encoded by the coding sequence CTGATGCGCGAAGTGTTTATCTGTGACGCCATTCGTACCCCCATCGGCCGCTTTGGTGGCGGCCTGTCGACCGTCCGTGCCGACGACCTGGCCGCTGCGCCGATCAAGGCGCTGATCGAGCGCAACCCGTCGGTGGACTGGAGCGCGGTGGACGAGGTGTTCCTCGGCTGCGCCAACCAGGCCGGCGAAGACAATCGCAACGTGGCGCGCATGGCGCTGCTGCTGGCCGGGCTGCCGGAAACCATTCCGGGCGTGACCCTCAACCGCCTGTGCGCTTCGGGCATGGATGCCATCGGCACCGCCTTCCGCGCCATCGCCAGCGGCGAGATGGAGCTGGCCATCGCTGGCGGCGTCGAGTCGATGTCCCGCGCGCCCTTTGTCATGGGCAAGGCCGACACCGCCTTTTCGCGCAACATGAAGCTGGAAGACACCACCATCGGCTGGCGTTTCATCAACCCGCTGATGAAGGCCCAGTACGGCGTGGATGCCATGCCGCAAACCGCCGACAACGTCGCCGATGACTATCAGGTGTCGCGCGCCGACCAGGACGCGTTCGCCCTGCGCAGCCAGCAGCGTACCGCCGCGGCGCAGGCCGCCGGGTTCTTCGCCGAGGAAATCGTCCCGGTGCGTATCGTCCACAAGAAGGGCGAGACCGTTGTAGAACAGGACGAACATCCGCGGGCCGATACCTCGCTGGAAACCCTGAGCAAACTCAAGCCGGTCAACGGCCCGGACAAGACCGTCACCGCCGGCAACGCCTCGGGTGTCAACGATGGGGCGGCGGCGCTGATCCTGGCGTCGGCCGAGGCGGTGAAAAAGCACGGTCTGACTGCCCGTGCCCGAGTGCTGGGCATGGCCAGCGCCGGCGTCGCGCCACGGGTGATGGGCATCGGCCCGGTGCCGGCGGTGCGCAAGTTGACCGAACGCCTGGGCGTGGCGGTCAGCGATTTTGATGTGATCGAACTCAACGAAGCCTTCGCTAGCCAGGGCCTGGCGGTGTTGCGCGAACTGGGACTGGCGGACGACGCGCCACAGGTCAACCCCAACGGCGGTGCCATCGCCCTTGGCCACCCACTGGGCATGAGCGGCGCGCGCCTGGTATTGACCGCGCTGCACCACCTGGAAAAAACCGGTGGCAAGAAAGGCCTGGCGACCATGTGTGTGGGTGTCGGCCAGGGCCTGGCATTGGCCATTGAGCGCGTCTGA
- the pcaH gene encoding protocatechuate 3,4-dioxygenase subunit beta, whose protein sequence is MTDKPGYRRPQPGTQPEYLHPAYKSTNTRSPSKPLVFLPHSLSEITGPTIGADYLQDKDNDLTAQHAGEPQGERIIIHGRVLDENGLPVPGILVEIWQANAAGRYNHDRDLHDAPLDPNFTGTGRTVTDADGWYQFQTIKPGAYPWGNHHNAWRPAHIHFSLFGPSILTRLVTQMYFPGDPLLAYDPIYNCVPDTSAKERLIASFDLEKTIPSYALGYRWDIVLRGRDATPMEK, encoded by the coding sequence ATGACCGACAAGCCCGGTTACCGGCGCCCGCAACCAGGTACTCAGCCTGAGTACCTGCACCCGGCCTACAAATCCACCAACACCCGCTCGCCGTCCAAGCCGCTGGTGTTCCTGCCCCATTCGCTGTCGGAAATCACCGGCCCGACCATCGGCGCCGATTACCTGCAGGACAAGGATAACGACCTGACCGCCCAGCATGCCGGCGAGCCCCAGGGCGAACGCATCATCATCCACGGCCGGGTGCTGGACGAGAACGGCCTGCCGGTGCCGGGGATCCTGGTGGAGATCTGGCAGGCCAACGCCGCCGGTCGCTACAACCACGACCGTGACCTGCACGATGCGCCGCTGGACCCGAACTTCACCGGCACCGGGCGCACTGTCACCGACGCCGATGGCTGGTACCAGTTCCAGACCATCAAGCCCGGCGCCTATCCCTGGGGTAACCACCACAACGCCTGGCGTCCGGCGCATATCCACTTCTCGCTGTTCGGGCCGAGCATCCTCACGCGCCTGGTGACCCAGATGTATTTCCCCGGCGACCCGCTGCTGGCCTATGACCCGATCTACAACTGCGTGCCGGACACCAGCGCCAAGGAACGCCTGATCGCCAGCTTCGACCTGGAGAAAACCATTCCGTCCTACGCCCTCGGCTACCGTTGGGACATCGTCTTGCGCGGCCGCGATGCCACGCCGATGGAGAAATAA
- the pcaG gene encoding protocatechuate 3,4-dioxygenase subunit alpha has translation MTLTATTSHTVGPYYHIGLTWLNREDLTQAETLGERVAISGQVVDGNGDFVNDAMLEIWQANAVGKYDHPEDDQDKALDPNFQGFGRVPVDGEGRFRFTTIKPGTVPGLQGSTQASHLVVLVFARGLVKHLLTRIYFDGEPANATDPLLACVPEERRATLLAKADAAGHYQWNVILQGTDAETVFFDY, from the coding sequence ATGACGCTGACTGCGACCACGTCCCACACCGTCGGCCCCTACTACCACATCGGCCTGACCTGGCTGAACCGCGAAGACCTGACCCAGGCCGAGACCCTCGGCGAGCGGGTGGCGATCAGCGGCCAGGTGGTGGATGGCAACGGCGATTTCGTCAACGACGCCATGCTGGAAATCTGGCAGGCCAACGCGGTCGGCAAGTACGACCACCCGGAAGACGATCAGGACAAGGCCCTGGACCCGAACTTCCAGGGCTTCGGCCGGGTGCCGGTGGATGGGGAAGGGCGTTTCCGCTTCACCACCATCAAGCCGGGCACCGTGCCTGGCCTGCAGGGTTCGACCCAGGCGTCGCACCTGGTGGTACTGGTGTTTGCCCGGGGGCTGGTCAAGCACTTGCTGACTCGCATCTACTTCGACGGCGAACCGGCCAACGCGACCGATCCGCTGCTGGCCTGCGTACCCGAGGAGCGTCGCGCCACCTTGCTGGCCAAGGCCGATGCCGCGGGCCACTACCAGTGGAACGTGATCCTGCAGGGGACCGACGCGGAAACGGTGTTCTTCGATTATTGA
- a CDS encoding MFS family transporter, giving the protein MTTLTSHYTTEERSKRIFAIVGASSGNLVEWFDFYVYAFCAIYFAPAFFPSDDPTVQLLNTAGVFAAGFLMRPIGGWLFGRVADKHGRKNSMMISVLMMCAGSLVIAFLPTYASIGAWAPALLLMARLFQGLSVGGEYGTTATYMSEVALKGQRGFFASFQYVTLIGGQLLAVLVVVILQQFLDEAELKAWGWRIPFVIGAIAALISLLLRRSLKETTSKEMREDKDAGSVAALFKHHSKAFVTVLGYTAGGSLIFYTFTTYMQKYLVNTAGMHAKTASYIMTGALFLYMCMQPLFGMLADKIGRRNSMLWFGALGTLCTVPILLTLKTISSPFLAFVLITLALAIVSFYTSISGLVKAEMFPPQVRALGVGLAYAVANALFGGSAEYVALGLKSLGMENTFYWYVTAMMAIAFLFSLRLPKQAAYLHHDL; this is encoded by the coding sequence ATGACAACGTTAACCAGTCACTATACGACCGAGGAACGCAGCAAGAGGATCTTCGCGATCGTCGGCGCCTCCTCCGGTAACCTGGTCGAATGGTTCGACTTCTACGTCTACGCCTTCTGCGCGATCTATTTCGCCCCGGCGTTTTTCCCCTCCGACGACCCCACGGTGCAACTGCTCAATACCGCCGGCGTGTTCGCCGCCGGGTTCCTGATGCGTCCTATCGGCGGCTGGCTGTTCGGCCGGGTGGCCGACAAGCACGGGCGCAAGAATTCCATGATGATCTCGGTGCTGATGATGTGCGCAGGCTCCTTGGTCATCGCCTTCCTGCCGACCTACGCCAGCATCGGTGCCTGGGCACCGGCACTGCTGCTGATGGCGCGGCTGTTCCAGGGCCTGTCGGTGGGTGGGGAATACGGCACCACCGCCACCTACATGAGCGAAGTCGCGCTCAAGGGCCAGCGCGGGTTCTTCGCGTCCTTCCAGTACGTGACCCTGATCGGCGGGCAACTGCTGGCGGTACTGGTGGTGGTGATCCTGCAACAGTTTCTCGACGAAGCGGAGCTCAAGGCCTGGGGCTGGCGGATTCCGTTCGTGATCGGCGCCATCGCCGCCCTGATCTCCCTGCTGCTGCGGCGCTCGCTGAAAGAAACCACCAGCAAGGAAATGCGTGAAGACAAGGACGCCGGCAGCGTTGCCGCGCTGTTCAAGCATCACTCCAAGGCCTTTGTCACCGTGCTCGGCTACACCGCTGGTGGCTCGCTGATTTTCTACACCTTCACCACCTATATGCAGAAGTACCTGGTGAACACCGCCGGCATGCACGCCAAGACCGCCAGCTACATCATGACCGGCGCGCTGTTCCTTTATATGTGCATGCAGCCGCTGTTCGGCATGCTGGCGGACAAGATCGGCCGGCGTAACTCGATGCTCTGGTTCGGCGCGCTGGGCACGCTGTGCACCGTGCCTATCCTGCTGACCCTGAAAACCATCAGCAGCCCGTTCCTGGCCTTTGTGCTGATCACCCTGGCCCTGGCGATCGTCAGTTTCTACACCTCCATCAGTGGCCTGGTAAAAGCCGAGATGTTCCCGCCGCAAGTGCGGGCGCTGGGGGTAGGCCTGGCTTATGCGGTGGCCAACGCGCTGTTCGGCGGTTCGGCGGAATACGTGGCCCTGGGCCTGAAATCCCTGGGCATGGAAAACACCTTCTACTGGTACGTGACGGCGATGATGGCGATTGCCTTCCTGTTCAGCCTGCGTCTGCCTAAACAGGCGGCGTACCTGCACCACGATCTTTGA
- a CDS encoding 3-carboxy-cis,cis-muconate cycloisomerase, which translates to MSTPASNQLFDAYFTTRDMRAVFCDQGRVQAMLDFEAALARAEARVGVIPAEAVAPIEAACRAGLYDFSALGQAIATAGNSAIPLVKALGKQIAKSDASAERHVHLGATSQDVMDSGLVLQLRHALNLIDNDLARLGGILAAQAQRYAATPMAGRTWLQHATPVTLGMKIAGWLGALTRSRERLAQLKPRLLVLQFGGASGTLAALGEQALPIAQALAEELQLSLPEQPWHTQRDRLVEFASVLGLIAGSLGKLGRDISLLMQTEAAEVFEPSAPGKGGSSTMPHKRNPVGAAVLIGAATRVPGLLATMFSAMPQEHERSLGLWHAEWETLPEICCLVSGALQQALLVADGLEVDAARMARNLDLTQGLVLAEAVSIALAQRLGRETAHHLLEQCCKRAVAEQRHLRAVLGDEPQVTAELSAEELDRLLDPAHYLGQAQAWVERAVAEHFALNA; encoded by the coding sequence ATGAGTACACCGGCGAGCAACCAACTGTTCGATGCCTACTTCACCACCCGCGATATGCGCGCGGTGTTCTGCGACCAGGGGCGGGTCCAGGCCATGCTCGACTTCGAGGCCGCGCTGGCCCGGGCCGAGGCTCGGGTTGGGGTGATACCGGCCGAGGCGGTGGCGCCGATCGAGGCGGCTTGCCGGGCCGGACTCTATGATTTTTCTGCCCTTGGCCAGGCTATCGCCACAGCGGGCAACTCGGCGATTCCGCTGGTCAAGGCCCTGGGCAAACAGATCGCCAAGAGCGATGCCAGCGCCGAGCGTCATGTGCACCTGGGCGCCACCAGCCAGGATGTGATGGACAGTGGGCTGGTCCTGCAACTGCGGCATGCACTGAACCTGATCGACAACGACCTGGCGCGTCTCGGCGGCATCCTGGCCGCGCAGGCCCAGCGTTATGCCGCCACCCCGATGGCCGGCCGCACCTGGCTGCAACACGCCACGCCAGTCACCCTTGGCATGAAGATCGCTGGCTGGCTGGGGGCGCTGACCCGCAGCCGCGAGCGTCTGGCGCAGCTCAAGCCGCGCTTGCTGGTGCTGCAGTTCGGCGGTGCCTCCGGCACCCTCGCGGCCCTGGGCGAGCAGGCACTGCCCATTGCCCAGGCCCTGGCCGAGGAGCTGCAACTGAGCTTGCCGGAACAGCCCTGGCACACCCAGCGCGACCGACTGGTGGAGTTCGCTTCGGTGCTCGGCCTGATCGCCGGCAGCCTCGGCAAGCTCGGCCGTGACATCAGCCTGCTGATGCAGACCGAGGCGGCGGAAGTCTTCGAACCGTCGGCGCCGGGCAAGGGCGGCTCCTCGACCATGCCGCACAAGCGCAACCCGGTGGGCGCGGCGGTGTTGATCGGCGCGGCGACCCGGGTTCCCGGGCTGCTGGCGACTATGTTCAGCGCCATGCCCCAGGAGCACGAACGCAGCTTGGGCCTGTGGCACGCCGAATGGGAAACCCTGCCGGAGATCTGCTGCCTGGTGTCCGGTGCCTTGCAACAGGCGCTGCTGGTGGCCGATGGGCTGGAAGTCGACGCCGCGCGGATGGCCAGGAACCTCGACCTGACCCAGGGGCTGGTGCTGGCGGAAGCCGTGAGCATCGCCCTGGCCCAGCGCCTGGGCCGCGAGACCGCGCACCATCTGCTGGAGCAATGCTGCAAGCGCGCGGTGGCCGAACAGCGGCATCTGCGCGCGGTGCTGGGGGATGAGCCGCAAGTGACCGCCGAGCTGTCGGCGGAAGAACTGGATCGCCTGCTGGACCCGGCGCATTACCTCGGCCAGGCGCAAGCCTGGGTCGAGCGCGCCGTGGCCGAACATTTTGCCTTGAACGCCTGA
- the pcaD gene encoding 3-oxoadipate enol-lactonase, translated as MGFVQLADGELHYQLDGPADAPVLVLSNSLGTDLHMWDIQIPAFTKHFRVLRFDTRGHGKSLVTEGPYSIEQLGRDVLALLDALHIQRAHFCGLSMGGLIGQWLGINAGERLHKLVVCNTAAKIGELSVWNPRIETVLRDGQAAMVALRDASIARWFTPDFAAAHPDQAKLITDMLAATSPQGYAANCAAVRDADFRDQLSAIEAPTLVVSGTEDAVTPPSGGHFIQERVRGAEYAEFHAAHLSNVQAGAAFSERVVAFLLADQNI; from the coding sequence GTGGGATTCGTACAACTCGCCGATGGCGAACTGCATTACCAACTGGATGGCCCGGCCGATGCGCCGGTGCTGGTCCTGTCCAATTCCCTGGGTACCGACCTGCACATGTGGGACATCCAGATTCCGGCCTTTACCAAGCACTTCCGGGTACTGCGTTTCGACACCCGTGGCCACGGCAAGTCCCTGGTCACCGAAGGGCCCTACAGCATCGAGCAGTTGGGCCGTGACGTGCTGGCGCTGCTGGACGCGCTGCATATCCAGCGCGCGCATTTCTGCGGCCTGTCCATGGGCGGGCTGATTGGCCAGTGGCTGGGCATCAATGCCGGCGAGCGCCTGCACAAGCTGGTGGTGTGCAACACCGCGGCGAAGATCGGCGAGCTGTCGGTATGGAACCCGCGCATCGAGACTGTGCTGCGCGACGGCCAGGCGGCCATGGTCGCATTGCGCGATGCCTCGATCGCCCGCTGGTTCACTCCGGATTTCGCCGCGGCGCACCCGGATCAGGCCAAGCTGATCACCGACATGCTGGCGGCCACCTCGCCCCAGGGTTATGCCGCCAACTGCGCGGCGGTGCGCGATGCGGATTTCCGCGATCAACTGTCGGCGATCGAAGCGCCGACCCTGGTGGTGTCCGGCACCGAAGATGCGGTCACGCCGCCATCCGGTGGGCATTTCATTCAGGAGCGCGTGCGCGGCGCCGAATATGCCGAGTTCCATGCGGCGCACCTGTCCAACGTCCAGGCCGGTGCTGCGTTCAGCGAGCGAGTCGTGGCATTTCTGCTGGCTGACCAGAACATTTGA
- the pcaC gene encoding 4-carboxymuconolactone decarboxylase: MDEKQRYAEGMQVRRAVLGDAHVDRSLNTLTEFNSEFQEMITRHAWGDIWTRPGLPRHTRSLITIAMLIGMNRNEELKLHLRAAANNGVSRAEIKEVIMQSAIYCGIPAANATFHLAESVWDELGVESRG, encoded by the coding sequence ATGGACGAGAAACAACGTTACGCCGAAGGCATGCAAGTACGTCGCGCGGTGCTGGGCGACGCCCATGTCGATCGCAGCCTGAATACCCTGACCGAGTTCAACTCGGAGTTCCAGGAAATGATCACCCGGCACGCCTGGGGCGATATCTGGACCCGTCCGGGCCTGCCACGCCACACCCGCAGCCTGATCACCATCGCCATGCTGATCGGCATGAACCGCAACGAAGAGCTCAAGCTGCACCTGCGTGCCGCCGCCAACAACGGCGTGAGCCGCGCCGAGATCAAGGAAGTGATCATGCAGAGCGCGATCTACTGCGGCATTCCGGCGGCCAACGCGACCTTCCACCTGGCCGAGTCGGTGTGGGACGAGCTGGGCGTCGAATCCCGCGGCTGA